A single window of Luteipulveratus halotolerans DNA harbors:
- a CDS encoding NUDIX hydrolase, protein MPIPPYISELREHIGTRLLWLPGATAYVVREHEGATQLLLVRRSDNGQWTPICGMTDPGEEPDVTAVREAFEEARVRIQVERLLAVQALSTTTYPNGDQAQYLDHAFRCRWVSGEASVGDDESTDVGWFALDELPELNDRFRSHLRLALDPGPHVLFGREGRTA, encoded by the coding sequence ATGCCGATCCCGCCGTACATCTCCGAGCTGCGCGAGCACATCGGGACCCGGCTGCTGTGGCTGCCGGGTGCGACTGCGTACGTCGTGCGCGAGCACGAGGGCGCGACCCAGCTGCTGCTCGTCCGGCGGTCCGACAACGGCCAGTGGACTCCGATCTGCGGTATGACCGACCCGGGCGAGGAGCCCGACGTCACGGCCGTGCGCGAGGCCTTCGAGGAGGCGCGCGTCCGCATCCAGGTCGAGCGGTTGCTCGCGGTGCAGGCCCTGTCGACCACGACCTACCCCAACGGCGATCAGGCGCAGTACCTCGACCACGCCTTCCGGTGCCGGTGGGTGTCGGGCGAGGCGTCGGTGGGTGACGACGAGTCGACCGATGTCGGATGGTTCGCGCTCGATGAGCTGCCCGAGCTGAACGACCGGTTCCGGTCGCACCTGCGGCTCGCGCTGGACCCCGGGCCGCACGTGCTGTTCGGGCGAGAGGGGCGTACGGCGTGA